From Thamnophis elegans isolate rThaEle1 chromosome 12, rThaEle1.pri, whole genome shotgun sequence, one genomic window encodes:
- the GPN2 gene encoding GPN-loop GTPase 2 has product MSKSDKQPSLAFGQVVIGPPGSGKTTYCHGMQEFLSAIGRKVAVVNLDPANEGIPFQCAVDISELITLADVMENLKLGPNGGLIYCMEYLEANFDWLQEKLDQLKGHYFLFDCPGQVELCTHHSSLRNIFAQLAKWNFRLAAVHLVDSHYCTDPGKFISVLCTSLSTMLHVELPHVNILSKMDLIEQYGKLAFNLDYYTEVLDLSYLVDHLALDPFFKNYQRLNKKLVGVIEDYSLVSFVPLNVQDKESMRCVMQAVDKANGYCFGDSEHRNLNVLMSAAMGADFQFTSTLAVQEKYVQPQEKTVEEETLDLEHASYSTH; this is encoded by the exons ATGTCGAAAAGCGACAAGCAGCCCTCACTAGCCTTTGGTCAGGTAGTGATTGGGCCTCCCGGCTCTGGGAAAACCACCTATTGTCATGGCATGCAGGAATTCCTTTCCGCAATTGGGCGCAAAGTAGCTGTGGTGAATCTGGACCCAGCAAACGAAGGGATTCCGTTCCAGTGTGCTGTGGACATCTCTGAACTGATCACCTTGGCTGATGTGATGGAGAATTTGAAACTTGGCCCCAATGGTGGCTTAATCTACTGCATGGAGTACCTGGAGGCGAATTTTGACTGGCTGCAGGAGAAACTGGACCAACTGAAAGGACATTACTTCTTATTTGATTGCCCCGGACAAGTGGAGCTCTGCACCCATCATAGTTCATTGAGAAACATCTTTGCTCAACTTGCTAAGTGGAATTTCagg TTGGCTGCTGTTCATCTGGTAGATTCTCATTACTGCACAGATCCCGGCAAATTCATCTCTGTTCTCTGCACTTCCCTCTCCACAATGCTGCACGTGGAGTTGCCCCACGTCAACATCCTCTCCAAAATGGACCTTATTGAGCAGTATGGGAAGTTGG CATTTAATCTAGATTATTACACAGAAGTTCTTGATCTGTCCTACTTAGTGGACCATTTGGCCTTAGATCCATTCTTCAAGAACTACCAGCGCCTGAACAAGAAGCTGGTGGGAGTGATTGAAGACTATAGTTTGGTCTCTTTTGTTCCCCTCAATGTCCAG GACAAGGAAAGCATGCGGTGCGTGATGCAAGCAGTGGACAAAGCCAATGGTTACTGTTTTGGGGACTCTGAACACAGAAACCTCAACGTCTTGATGTCTGCAGCGATGGGAGCTGATTTTCAATTTACTTC CACCCTGGCTGTCCAGGAGAAATACGTGCAGCCACAGGAGAAAACGGTGGAGGAGGAAACTTTAGACCTGGAACACGCGAGTTACAGCACTCACTGA